Proteins encoded within one genomic window of Trichoderma asperellum chromosome 2, complete sequence:
- a CDS encoding uncharacterized protein (EggNog:ENOG41~TransMembrane:12 (i79-100o120-142i149-168o174-194i206-226o238-262i283-305o317-336i348-367o373-396i408-432o438-458i)), which yields MAHRPAYHRIHAMPASISSAVTAVADDWRASEEIDFKLHFKIEDLIGIDALSQHGSDLEANDKPPEDSSDSFPDGGLEAWLVVLGGWCALVCTFGLINSVGVFEQYYVSGPLKAYGQSTVSWILSALVFLQIFCGSIFGLVFDNYGPRWLLRGGSVTFIFGLVMLSFSTEYYQIFLSQGIVSAIGSSAVFHAAMSSIASWFQKNRAAAYGVMVTGSSFGGLFWPIMMNKLIVKIGFPWMMRVMSLIFMFLLAFACLTVKTRLPPKLRRFVLKEYLDNLKDIRLAITSVAAFFFMLGMFLPFNYVLLQAEKAGFSPALIPYLLPILNAVSILGRVLSGVTADKVGRFNMMVSITFFSALVCLVIWIPIKSIAGVLVFVSIFGFASGGFIGVCTTLVSQISDISQIGTRVGTLFAIESIGALIGSPIGGAIVSAHHGDYLGLQLFCGCSMMIGSLMFIWARHILVGFRCIKV from the exons aaTTCACGCGATGCCTGCTTCAATATCTTCTGCTGTCACGGCCGTGGCCGACGATTGGCGAGCGAGTGAAGAAATTGACTTTAAACTACATTTCAAAATCGAAGACTTGATTGGCATAGACGCACTTTCACAACACGGATCTGACCTTGAGGCTAATGACAAACCTCCTGAGGATTCCTCGGACTCCTTTCCTGATGGCGGGCTGGAGGCTTGGCTGGTTGTCCTTGGCGGATGGTGTGCCCTGGTATGCACTTTTGGACTGATCAACTCGGTTGGGGTGTTTGAGCAGTATTATGTATCTGGTCCTCTGAAGGCATATGGCCAGTCGACTGTGAGTTGGATTCTATCGGCGCTGGTCTTTTTGCAAATCTTTTGCGGATCAATA TTTGGTCTCGTGTTCGACAACTACGGGCCACGATGGCTCCTGCGGGGAGGCTCAGTCACCTTCATCTTCGGCCTCGTGatgctctccttctccaccgAGTACTACCAGATATTTCTTTCCCAGGGCATTGTTTCCGCAATCGGATCCAGTGCCGTGTTCCACGCAGCCATGTCTTCCATCGCCAGCTGGTTCCAGAAGAACCGCGCCGCCGCCTACGGCGTCATGGTCACGGGCTCGTCTTTCGGCGGGCTCTTCTGGCCCATCATGATGAACAAACTGATTGTCAAAATCGGATTCCCGTGGATGATGCGAGTCATGTCGCTCATATTCATGTTCTTGCTTGCCTTTGCGTGCTTAACCGTCAAGACGAGATTGCCCCCTAAGCTGCGCCGATTCGTCCTAAAGGAGTACCTAGACAACCTCAAGGATATTCGTCTGGCCATCACTTCCGTGGCtgcattcttcttcatgctGGGCATGTTTCTGCCGTTCAACTACGTCCTCCTCCAGGCTGAAAAGGCCGGCTTCTCTCCGGCCTTGATCCCGTATCTGCTGCCCATACTCAACGCCGTGAGTATCCTGGGGCGAGTTCTTTCGGGTGTTACTGCCGACAAGGTTGGTAGATTCAACATGATGGTATCAATCACCTTTTTCTCTGCCCTTGTTTGCCTTGTGATCTGGATACCCATCAAGAGCATCGCCGGTGTGCTTGTTTTTGTCTCCATCTTTGGGTTCGCTTCTGGAGGCTTCATCGGTGTTTGCACAACGCTTGTCTCGCAAATCTCCGACATCAGCCAAATAGGCACTCGAGTCGGCACACTCTTTGCAATTGAGTCCATTGGAGCGCTGATAGGAAGCCCCATTGGCGGTGCAATTGTGTCAGCCCACCATGGTGATTACCTGGGCTTGCAGCTGTTTTGTGGCTGTTCTATGATGATAGGGAGTCTCATGTTTATTTGGGCCAGGCATATACTAGTTGGGTTCAGATGTATAAAAGTGTAA